One region of Miscanthus floridulus cultivar M001 chromosome 19, ASM1932011v1, whole genome shotgun sequence genomic DNA includes:
- the LOC136525347 gene encoding uncharacterized protein isoform X1 has product MKLADQSPKRMRDQSCLWVPPVYRRLLSADKTERDMAERCLIKVSCLILPPQPLLSKAVASDLEQKLLSCMVNMLDDPSKKVQTVKSWGWIISLLGPDAVNNRPLLNKLLKVPEQMFTDLNPQVQVATMVSWKKLVDAFFPSQATKIVVQQTVIPPLKPIEQASAQVKRIRLIMVPLCRVLSRSRNIVLGLSCLSTWHYLLHRLGNLINHLPILEAAFGPILKIVFSFGINDQNKPLWSFCLNLFHDFVSSKNRGREDLCAPVNQNLLAQSCMHIKALLGVQHIKWLPWDIRCFHFQLDILGIILKPELFQDMIPETLVIVMDSATEIFRFLLQGIQIELREQHAYEQVSECITNVCMFAKKLLLDHIRKNSVNKCATLLEFGLRFVKVIVDELDHSLLASENIEVCLDIEHIKENQHAEYSPKVSLPRIRSLSYMEMVSPAVYVAALSLSMISQYTGELSRRDAEKLVLILASSDVLESFRIAVSFMYMQIGRPTCNRERLKWLMVWNSFAKQLNSQIISYLETNSGLSYHDVLHQFFCYPILYFLYPKGISILLNAENSSESNVSVLQDLEMESTIEVYRSLSTNSCNSKFSSKVFFDGFYKYLVCTIDENMALFQANLEHLSEKFENASILSALGEIVIGLLQNDQMLTSANQEVKETSEDSFVYKQPKLFLNWFKLANRFMRLSSFHFKGNPAGQHQVTIRFFSTLSNLSGHLILKEDVLLLFEPWICKLGAVLPLPS; this is encoded by the exons ATGAAGCTTGCTGACCAAAGTCCCAAAAGAATGAGGGACCAATCATGCTTGTGGGTTCCACCAGTGTACCGAAGACTCTTAAGTGCTGACAAGACAGAAAGGGACATGGCAGAAAGATGCCTTATTAAGGTGTCATGTCTTATTCTACCACCTCAGCCTCTTCTTTCCAAG GCTGTTGCTTCAGACCTTGAGCAGAAGTTACTCTCCtgcatggtaaatatgcttgatgATCCTTCGAAGAAAGTTCAAACTGTGAAGTCATGGGGATGGATCATATCTTTGCTTGGTCCAGATGCAGTGAACAATAGACCGCTGCTTAATAAACTCCTAAAGGTTCCTGAGCAGATGTTTACTGATCTAAACCCACAAGTTCAGGTTGCTACAAtg GTTTCCTGGAAAAAATTGGTGGATGCATTTTTTCCTTCTCAGGCAACCAAGATTGTGGTCCAACAAACTGTGATTCCCCCATTAAAACCCATTGAACAGGCAAGTGCACAGGTGAAAAGGATAAGATTAATTATGGTGCCTTTATGTCGAGTTCTATCAAGAAGTCGCAATATTGTACTTGGCCTTTCTTGTTTGAGTACATGGCATTACCTTCTACATAGACTTGGTAATCTGATCAATCATTTACCCATTCTGGAGGCTGCTTTTGGGCCAATACTCAAAATAGTTTTCTCTTTTGGGATCAATGATCAGAACAAGCCGCTGTGGTCATTTTGCTTGaatctttttcatgattttgtttcATCCAAAAATAGGGGCAGAGAGGATTTGTGTGCTCCAGTGAATCAGAACTTGCTAGCTCAATCGTGCATGCATATCAAGGCCTTATTGGGTGTTCAACATATCAAATGGTTACCATGGGATATTAGATGCTTTCATTTCCAGCTTGATATTCTTGGCATAATTCTTAAGCCAGAACTATTCCAGGACATGATTCCTGAAACACTGGTGATTGTTATGGATTCTGCAACAGAGATTTTCAGATTTCTTCTTCAAGGTATTCAAATCGAACTTAGAGAGCAGCATGCTTATGAACAAGTCAGCGAATGCATTACTAATGTGTGCATGTTTGCAAAGAAGTTGTTGCTGGATCATATAAGAAAGAATAGTGTTAACAAGTGTGCAACATTACTGGAATTTGGTCTTCGGTTTGTGAAAGTTATTGTGGACGAACTAGATCATTCTCTGTTAGCGTCTGAAAACATTGAGGTATGCCTAGACATCGAGCACATAAAGGAGAACCAACATGCAGAATACAGTCCAAAGGTGTCTTTACCAAGAATCAGATCACTCTCTTACATGGAGATGGTTTCTCCAGCAGTTTATGTGGCTGCACTGTCTCTGTCCATGATATCTCAGTATACTGGAGAGCTGTCTCGTAGAGATGCAGAGAAGTTGGTTTTAATTCTGGCTTCATCAGATGTCCTGGAGAGTTTTCGTATTGCTGTCTCTTTTATGTATATGCAGATCGGGCGCCCGACATGTAATAGGGAAAGATTAAAATGGTTGATGGTTTGGAACTCGTTTGCAAAACAATTGAACAGTCAAATTATCTCTTATTTGGAAACCAATTCTGGATTAAGTTACCATGATGTTCTCCATCAGTTCTTCTGTTATCCAATCCTTTATTTTTTATACCCCAAGGGGATATCCATTCTTTTGAATGCTGAAAACAGCTCTGAGTCAAATGTTTCTGTCCTGCAAGACCTGGAGATGGAATCAACAATTGAAGTTTATAGATCCCTCTCTACAAACTCCTGTAATTCGAAGTTTTCTTCCAAGGTTTTCTTTGATGGTTTTTACAAATACTTGGTTTGCACTATTGACGAAAACATGGCATTGTTCCAAGCCAACCTTGAGCATTTGTCAGAGAAGTTCGAAAATGCTAGTATCCTTTCTGCCCTTGGTGAAATAGTTATTGGACTGTTACAGAATGATCAAATGTTGACCTCTGCTAACCAAGAGGTGAAGGAAACAAGTGAAGATTCTTTTGTGTACAAACAACCTAAACTTTTCTTGAATTGGTTCAAGCTTGCTAATAG GTTTATGAGGTTGTCAAGTTTTCATTTCAAAGGAAATCCAGCTGGACAGCACCAGGTCACAATCAG GTTTTTTTCAACTTTATCTAATCTTTCTGGGCATCTCATACTAAAGGAAGACGTTCTTCTTCTTTTCGAG CCATGGATTTGCAAGCTAGGTGCCGTGCTACCACTGCCATCGTAG
- the LOC136525347 gene encoding uncharacterized protein isoform X2, whose translation MKLADQSPKRMRDQSCLWVPPVYRRLLSADKTERDMAERCLIKVSCLILPPQPLLSKAVASDLEQKLLSCMVNMLDDPSKKVQTVKSWGWIISLLGPDAVNNRPLLNKLLKVPEQMFTDLNPQVQVATMVSWKKLVDAFFPSQATKIVVQQTVIPPLKPIEQASAQVKRIRLIMVPLCRVLSRSRNIVLGLSCLSTWHYLLHRLGNLINHLPILEAAFGPILKIVFSFGINDQNKPLWSFCLNLFHDFVSSKNRGREDLCAPVNQNLLAQSCMHIKALLGVQHIKWLPWDIRCFHFQLDILGIILKPELFQDMIPETLVIVMDSATEIFRFLLQGIQIELREQHAYEQVSECITNVCMFAKKLLLDHIRKNSVNKCATLLEFGLRFVKVIVDELDHSLLASENIEVCLDIEHIKENQHAEYSPKVSLPRIRSLSYMEMVSPAVYVAALSLSMISQYTGELSRRDAEKLVLILASSDVLESFRIAVSFMYMQIGRPTCNRERLKWLMVWNSFAKQLNSQIISYLETNSGLSYHDVLHQFFCYPILYFLYPKGISILLNAENSSESNVSVLQDLEMESTIEVYRSLSTNSCNSKFSSKVFFDGFYKYLVCTIDENMALFQANLEHLSEKFENASILSALGEIVIGLLQNDQMLTSANQEVKETSEDSFVYKQPKLFLNWFKLANRFMRLSSFHFKGNPAGQHQVTIRFFSTLSNLSGHLILKEDVLLLFEDCI comes from the exons ATGAAGCTTGCTGACCAAAGTCCCAAAAGAATGAGGGACCAATCATGCTTGTGGGTTCCACCAGTGTACCGAAGACTCTTAAGTGCTGACAAGACAGAAAGGGACATGGCAGAAAGATGCCTTATTAAGGTGTCATGTCTTATTCTACCACCTCAGCCTCTTCTTTCCAAG GCTGTTGCTTCAGACCTTGAGCAGAAGTTACTCTCCtgcatggtaaatatgcttgatgATCCTTCGAAGAAAGTTCAAACTGTGAAGTCATGGGGATGGATCATATCTTTGCTTGGTCCAGATGCAGTGAACAATAGACCGCTGCTTAATAAACTCCTAAAGGTTCCTGAGCAGATGTTTACTGATCTAAACCCACAAGTTCAGGTTGCTACAAtg GTTTCCTGGAAAAAATTGGTGGATGCATTTTTTCCTTCTCAGGCAACCAAGATTGTGGTCCAACAAACTGTGATTCCCCCATTAAAACCCATTGAACAGGCAAGTGCACAGGTGAAAAGGATAAGATTAATTATGGTGCCTTTATGTCGAGTTCTATCAAGAAGTCGCAATATTGTACTTGGCCTTTCTTGTTTGAGTACATGGCATTACCTTCTACATAGACTTGGTAATCTGATCAATCATTTACCCATTCTGGAGGCTGCTTTTGGGCCAATACTCAAAATAGTTTTCTCTTTTGGGATCAATGATCAGAACAAGCCGCTGTGGTCATTTTGCTTGaatctttttcatgattttgtttcATCCAAAAATAGGGGCAGAGAGGATTTGTGTGCTCCAGTGAATCAGAACTTGCTAGCTCAATCGTGCATGCATATCAAGGCCTTATTGGGTGTTCAACATATCAAATGGTTACCATGGGATATTAGATGCTTTCATTTCCAGCTTGATATTCTTGGCATAATTCTTAAGCCAGAACTATTCCAGGACATGATTCCTGAAACACTGGTGATTGTTATGGATTCTGCAACAGAGATTTTCAGATTTCTTCTTCAAGGTATTCAAATCGAACTTAGAGAGCAGCATGCTTATGAACAAGTCAGCGAATGCATTACTAATGTGTGCATGTTTGCAAAGAAGTTGTTGCTGGATCATATAAGAAAGAATAGTGTTAACAAGTGTGCAACATTACTGGAATTTGGTCTTCGGTTTGTGAAAGTTATTGTGGACGAACTAGATCATTCTCTGTTAGCGTCTGAAAACATTGAGGTATGCCTAGACATCGAGCACATAAAGGAGAACCAACATGCAGAATACAGTCCAAAGGTGTCTTTACCAAGAATCAGATCACTCTCTTACATGGAGATGGTTTCTCCAGCAGTTTATGTGGCTGCACTGTCTCTGTCCATGATATCTCAGTATACTGGAGAGCTGTCTCGTAGAGATGCAGAGAAGTTGGTTTTAATTCTGGCTTCATCAGATGTCCTGGAGAGTTTTCGTATTGCTGTCTCTTTTATGTATATGCAGATCGGGCGCCCGACATGTAATAGGGAAAGATTAAAATGGTTGATGGTTTGGAACTCGTTTGCAAAACAATTGAACAGTCAAATTATCTCTTATTTGGAAACCAATTCTGGATTAAGTTACCATGATGTTCTCCATCAGTTCTTCTGTTATCCAATCCTTTATTTTTTATACCCCAAGGGGATATCCATTCTTTTGAATGCTGAAAACAGCTCTGAGTCAAATGTTTCTGTCCTGCAAGACCTGGAGATGGAATCAACAATTGAAGTTTATAGATCCCTCTCTACAAACTCCTGTAATTCGAAGTTTTCTTCCAAGGTTTTCTTTGATGGTTTTTACAAATACTTGGTTTGCACTATTGACGAAAACATGGCATTGTTCCAAGCCAACCTTGAGCATTTGTCAGAGAAGTTCGAAAATGCTAGTATCCTTTCTGCCCTTGGTGAAATAGTTATTGGACTGTTACAGAATGATCAAATGTTGACCTCTGCTAACCAAGAGGTGAAGGAAACAAGTGAAGATTCTTTTGTGTACAAACAACCTAAACTTTTCTTGAATTGGTTCAAGCTTGCTAATAG GTTTATGAGGTTGTCAAGTTTTCATTTCAAAGGAAATCCAGCTGGACAGCACCAGGTCACAATCAG GTTTTTTTCAACTTTATCTAATCTTTCTGGGCATCTCATACTAAAGGAAGACGTTCTTCTTCTTTTCGAG GATTGCATATGA
- the LOC136525347 gene encoding uncharacterized protein isoform X3 gives MKLADQSPKRMRDQSCLWVPPVYRRLLSADKTERDMAERCLIKVSCLILPPQPLLSKAVASDLEQKLLSCMVNMLDDPSKKVQTVKSWGWIISLLGPDAVNNRPLLNKLLKVPEQMFTDLNPQVQVATMVSWKKLVDAFFPSQATKIVVQQTVIPPLKPIEQASAQVKRIRLIMVPLCRVLSRSRNIVLGLSCLSTWHYLLHRLGNLINHLPILEAAFGPILKIVFSFGINDQNKPLWSFCLNLFHDFVSSKNRGREDLCAPVNQNLLAQSCMHIKALLGVQHIKWLPWDIRCFHFQLDILGIILKPELFQDMIPETLVIVMDSATEIFRFLLQGIQIELREQHAYEQVSECITNVCMFAKKLLLDHIRKNSVNKCATLLEFGLRFVKVIVDELDHSLLASENIEVCLDIEHIKENQHAEYSPKVSLPRIRSLSYMEMVSPAVYVAALSLSMISQYTGELSRRDAEKLVLILASSDVLESFRIAVSFMYMQIGRPTCNRERLKWLMVWNSFAKQLNSQIISYLETNSGLSYHDVLHQFFCYPILYFLYPKGISILLNAENSSESNVSVLQDLEMESTIEVYRSLSTNSCNSKFSSKVFFDGFYKYLVCTIDENMALFQANLEHLSEKFENASILSALGEIVIGLLQNDQMLTSANQEVKETSEDSFVYKQPKLFLNWFKLANRFMRLSSFHFKGNPAGQHQVTIRFFSTLSNLSGHLILKEDVLLLFEGE, from the exons ATGAAGCTTGCTGACCAAAGTCCCAAAAGAATGAGGGACCAATCATGCTTGTGGGTTCCACCAGTGTACCGAAGACTCTTAAGTGCTGACAAGACAGAAAGGGACATGGCAGAAAGATGCCTTATTAAGGTGTCATGTCTTATTCTACCACCTCAGCCTCTTCTTTCCAAG GCTGTTGCTTCAGACCTTGAGCAGAAGTTACTCTCCtgcatggtaaatatgcttgatgATCCTTCGAAGAAAGTTCAAACTGTGAAGTCATGGGGATGGATCATATCTTTGCTTGGTCCAGATGCAGTGAACAATAGACCGCTGCTTAATAAACTCCTAAAGGTTCCTGAGCAGATGTTTACTGATCTAAACCCACAAGTTCAGGTTGCTACAAtg GTTTCCTGGAAAAAATTGGTGGATGCATTTTTTCCTTCTCAGGCAACCAAGATTGTGGTCCAACAAACTGTGATTCCCCCATTAAAACCCATTGAACAGGCAAGTGCACAGGTGAAAAGGATAAGATTAATTATGGTGCCTTTATGTCGAGTTCTATCAAGAAGTCGCAATATTGTACTTGGCCTTTCTTGTTTGAGTACATGGCATTACCTTCTACATAGACTTGGTAATCTGATCAATCATTTACCCATTCTGGAGGCTGCTTTTGGGCCAATACTCAAAATAGTTTTCTCTTTTGGGATCAATGATCAGAACAAGCCGCTGTGGTCATTTTGCTTGaatctttttcatgattttgtttcATCCAAAAATAGGGGCAGAGAGGATTTGTGTGCTCCAGTGAATCAGAACTTGCTAGCTCAATCGTGCATGCATATCAAGGCCTTATTGGGTGTTCAACATATCAAATGGTTACCATGGGATATTAGATGCTTTCATTTCCAGCTTGATATTCTTGGCATAATTCTTAAGCCAGAACTATTCCAGGACATGATTCCTGAAACACTGGTGATTGTTATGGATTCTGCAACAGAGATTTTCAGATTTCTTCTTCAAGGTATTCAAATCGAACTTAGAGAGCAGCATGCTTATGAACAAGTCAGCGAATGCATTACTAATGTGTGCATGTTTGCAAAGAAGTTGTTGCTGGATCATATAAGAAAGAATAGTGTTAACAAGTGTGCAACATTACTGGAATTTGGTCTTCGGTTTGTGAAAGTTATTGTGGACGAACTAGATCATTCTCTGTTAGCGTCTGAAAACATTGAGGTATGCCTAGACATCGAGCACATAAAGGAGAACCAACATGCAGAATACAGTCCAAAGGTGTCTTTACCAAGAATCAGATCACTCTCTTACATGGAGATGGTTTCTCCAGCAGTTTATGTGGCTGCACTGTCTCTGTCCATGATATCTCAGTATACTGGAGAGCTGTCTCGTAGAGATGCAGAGAAGTTGGTTTTAATTCTGGCTTCATCAGATGTCCTGGAGAGTTTTCGTATTGCTGTCTCTTTTATGTATATGCAGATCGGGCGCCCGACATGTAATAGGGAAAGATTAAAATGGTTGATGGTTTGGAACTCGTTTGCAAAACAATTGAACAGTCAAATTATCTCTTATTTGGAAACCAATTCTGGATTAAGTTACCATGATGTTCTCCATCAGTTCTTCTGTTATCCAATCCTTTATTTTTTATACCCCAAGGGGATATCCATTCTTTTGAATGCTGAAAACAGCTCTGAGTCAAATGTTTCTGTCCTGCAAGACCTGGAGATGGAATCAACAATTGAAGTTTATAGATCCCTCTCTACAAACTCCTGTAATTCGAAGTTTTCTTCCAAGGTTTTCTTTGATGGTTTTTACAAATACTTGGTTTGCACTATTGACGAAAACATGGCATTGTTCCAAGCCAACCTTGAGCATTTGTCAGAGAAGTTCGAAAATGCTAGTATCCTTTCTGCCCTTGGTGAAATAGTTATTGGACTGTTACAGAATGATCAAATGTTGACCTCTGCTAACCAAGAGGTGAAGGAAACAAGTGAAGATTCTTTTGTGTACAAACAACCTAAACTTTTCTTGAATTGGTTCAAGCTTGCTAATAG GTTTATGAGGTTGTCAAGTTTTCATTTCAAAGGAAATCCAGCTGGACAGCACCAGGTCACAATCAG GTTTTTTTCAACTTTATCTAATCTTTCTGGGCATCTCATACTAAAGGAAGACGTTCTTCTTCTTTTCGAG
- the LOC136525347 gene encoding uncharacterized protein isoform X4, translating to MEPPPVEPQVAEIAAEPDRAAAYARLLHLQRGCAADPSAAADLAAELPSTLLPLLLLDAAADDEAVAVSALKCLGFTLYHPVLVSTISAQMAQLALDTLVQIIMNTRMKSACNLGVWCFSVQQLEPLIIEDRADPMLIAIVHALDNPFGSLSTTFEAAQVVMKLADQSPKRMRDQSCLWVPPVYRRLLSADKTERDMAERCLIKVSCLILPPQPLLSKAVASDLEQKLLSCMVNMLDDPSKKVQTVKSWGWIISLLGPDAVNNRPLLNKLLKVPEQMFTDLNPQVQVATMVSWKKLVDAFFPSQATKIVVQQTVIPPLKPIEQASAQVKRIRLIMVPLCRVLSRSRNIVLGLSCLSTWHYLLHRLGNLINHLPILEAAFGPILKIVFSFGINDQNKPLWSFCLNLFHDFVSSKNRGREDLCAPVNQNLLAQSCMHIKALLGVQHIKWLPWDIRCFHFQLDILGIILKPELFQDMIPETLVIVMDSATEIFRFLLQGIQIELREQHAYEQVSECITNVCMFAKKLLLDHIRKNSVNKCATLLEFGLRFVKVIVDELDHSLLASENIEVCLDIEHIKENQHAEYSPKVSLPRIRSLSYMEMVSPAVYVAALSLSMISQYTGELSRRDAEKLVLILASSDVLESFRIAVSFMYMQIGRPTCNRERLKWLMVWNSFAKQLNSQIISYLETNSGLSYHDVLHQFFCYPILYFLYPKGISILLNAENSSESNVSVLQDLEMESTIEVYRSLSTNSCNSKFSSKVFFDGFYKYLVCTIDENMALFQANLEHLSEKFENASILSALGEIVIGLLQNDQMLTSANQEVKETSEDSFVYKQPKLFLNWFKLANRFMRLSSFHFKGNPAGQHQVTIRFFSTLSNLSGHLILKEDVLLLFEPWICKLGAVLPLPS from the exons ATGGAGCCGCCGCCGGTGGAGCCGCAGGTGGCGGAGATTGCCGCGGAGCCCGACCGCGCCGCCGCGTACGCGCGGTTGCTCCACCTGCAGCGCGGCTGCGCCGCcgacccctccgccgccgccgacctcgcCGCGGAGTTGCCTTCCACCCtcctcccgctcctcctcctcgacgCGGCCGCCGATGACGAGGCTGTCGCCGTTTCTGCGCTCAAGTGCCTCGGCTTCACGCTCTACCACCCCGTCCTCGTCTCCACCATTTCAG CACAGATGGCCCAATTGGCATTGGATACCTTGGTACAGATAATCATGAATACTCGGATGAAG TCGGCTTGTAATTTGGGTGTCTGGTGCTTCTCGGTTCAACAATTGGAGCCCTTGATTATAGAGGATAGAGCAGATCCAATGCTTATTGCTATTGTTCATGCCCTCGACAATCCATTTGGTTCCTTGTCCACAACATTTGAGGCAGCTCAGGTTGT CATGAAGCTTGCTGACCAAAGTCCCAAAAGAATGAGGGACCAATCATGCTTGTGGGTTCCACCAGTGTACCGAAGACTCTTAAGTGCTGACAAGACAGAAAGGGACATGGCAGAAAGATGCCTTATTAAGGTGTCATGTCTTATTCTACCACCTCAGCCTCTTCTTTCCAAG GCTGTTGCTTCAGACCTTGAGCAGAAGTTACTCTCCtgcatggtaaatatgcttgatgATCCTTCGAAGAAAGTTCAAACTGTGAAGTCATGGGGATGGATCATATCTTTGCTTGGTCCAGATGCAGTGAACAATAGACCGCTGCTTAATAAACTCCTAAAGGTTCCTGAGCAGATGTTTACTGATCTAAACCCACAAGTTCAGGTTGCTACAAtg GTTTCCTGGAAAAAATTGGTGGATGCATTTTTTCCTTCTCAGGCAACCAAGATTGTGGTCCAACAAACTGTGATTCCCCCATTAAAACCCATTGAACAGGCAAGTGCACAGGTGAAAAGGATAAGATTAATTATGGTGCCTTTATGTCGAGTTCTATCAAGAAGTCGCAATATTGTACTTGGCCTTTCTTGTTTGAGTACATGGCATTACCTTCTACATAGACTTGGTAATCTGATCAATCATTTACCCATTCTGGAGGCTGCTTTTGGGCCAATACTCAAAATAGTTTTCTCTTTTGGGATCAATGATCAGAACAAGCCGCTGTGGTCATTTTGCTTGaatctttttcatgattttgtttcATCCAAAAATAGGGGCAGAGAGGATTTGTGTGCTCCAGTGAATCAGAACTTGCTAGCTCAATCGTGCATGCATATCAAGGCCTTATTGGGTGTTCAACATATCAAATGGTTACCATGGGATATTAGATGCTTTCATTTCCAGCTTGATATTCTTGGCATAATTCTTAAGCCAGAACTATTCCAGGACATGATTCCTGAAACACTGGTGATTGTTATGGATTCTGCAACAGAGATTTTCAGATTTCTTCTTCAAGGTATTCAAATCGAACTTAGAGAGCAGCATGCTTATGAACAAGTCAGCGAATGCATTACTAATGTGTGCATGTTTGCAAAGAAGTTGTTGCTGGATCATATAAGAAAGAATAGTGTTAACAAGTGTGCAACATTACTGGAATTTGGTCTTCGGTTTGTGAAAGTTATTGTGGACGAACTAGATCATTCTCTGTTAGCGTCTGAAAACATTGAGGTATGCCTAGACATCGAGCACATAAAGGAGAACCAACATGCAGAATACAGTCCAAAGGTGTCTTTACCAAGAATCAGATCACTCTCTTACATGGAGATGGTTTCTCCAGCAGTTTATGTGGCTGCACTGTCTCTGTCCATGATATCTCAGTATACTGGAGAGCTGTCTCGTAGAGATGCAGAGAAGTTGGTTTTAATTCTGGCTTCATCAGATGTCCTGGAGAGTTTTCGTATTGCTGTCTCTTTTATGTATATGCAGATCGGGCGCCCGACATGTAATAGGGAAAGATTAAAATGGTTGATGGTTTGGAACTCGTTTGCAAAACAATTGAACAGTCAAATTATCTCTTATTTGGAAACCAATTCTGGATTAAGTTACCATGATGTTCTCCATCAGTTCTTCTGTTATCCAATCCTTTATTTTTTATACCCCAAGGGGATATCCATTCTTTTGAATGCTGAAAACAGCTCTGAGTCAAATGTTTCTGTCCTGCAAGACCTGGAGATGGAATCAACAATTGAAGTTTATAGATCCCTCTCTACAAACTCCTGTAATTCGAAGTTTTCTTCCAAGGTTTTCTTTGATGGTTTTTACAAATACTTGGTTTGCACTATTGACGAAAACATGGCATTGTTCCAAGCCAACCTTGAGCATTTGTCAGAGAAGTTCGAAAATGCTAGTATCCTTTCTGCCCTTGGTGAAATAGTTATTGGACTGTTACAGAATGATCAAATGTTGACCTCTGCTAACCAAGAGGTGAAGGAAACAAGTGAAGATTCTTTTGTGTACAAACAACCTAAACTTTTCTTGAATTGGTTCAAGCTTGCTAATAG GTTTATGAGGTTGTCAAGTTTTCATTTCAAAGGAAATCCAGCTGGACAGCACCAGGTCACAATCAG GTTTTTTTCAACTTTATCTAATCTTTCTGGGCATCTCATACTAAAGGAAGACGTTCTTCTTCTTTTCGAG CCATGGATTTGCAAGCTAGGTGCCGTGCTACCACTGCCATCGTAG